One genomic region from Salvia hispanica cultivar TCC Black 2014 chromosome 2, UniMelb_Shisp_WGS_1.0, whole genome shotgun sequence encodes:
- the LOC125203102 gene encoding calcium-dependent protein kinase 11-like isoform X2, with protein sequence MRLRSCNIIILSDIISNKYQHHTQNKRIEECIEGQSLSDVVGSPYYVAPEVLHKYYGPEIDVWSAGVILYILLCGVPPFWAETDNGIFRTILKGKIDFVSEPWPHISDSAKDLVKKMLERDPKQRISAHEVLCHPWIVDDTVAPDAPLGSAVLSRLKQFSAMNKLKKMALRVIAERLSEEEIGGLRQLFSMLDADNSGTITYEELKQGLKKVGSDLMESEILSLMNAADIDNNGTIDYGEFLAATLHMNKMEREENLLAAFSFFDKDGSGYITTDELQQACKDFGLIDDQIDEIIKEIDIDNDGRIDYGEFATMMRKGNPGVSSRTMRGNLKFNLADALQGKQEHNAEDE encoded by the exons ATGAGACTACGGAGCTgtaatattatcatattatctGATATAATCTCCAACAAATATCAGCATCATACGCAAAATAAGAGAATTGAGGAATGCATAGAAG GGCAATCTCTCTCCGATGTTGTCGGAAGTCCTTACTACGTTGCTCCCGAAGTACTGCACAAATACTATGGGCCCGAAATTGACGTATGGAGTGCTGGTGTGATTCTTTACATATTGCTATGTGGCGTTCCTCCATTTTGGGCAG AAACCGATAATGGGATCTTCAGAACAATCTTGAAAGGCAAGATTGATTTCGTGTCGGAACCATGGCCCCACATTTCCGACAGTGCGAAAGATCTGGTGAAAAAGATGCTCGAAAGAGATCCCAAACAAAGAATATCTGCTCATGAAGTCCTAT GCCATCCATGGATCGTGGACGACACGGTCGCGCCTGACGCGCCTCTAGGATCTGCTGTGTTGTCGCGGTTGAAGCAGTTCTCGGCCATGAACAAGCTCAAGAAGATGGCTCTTCGT GTTATAGCAGAACGGCTCTCGGAGGAAGAAATCGGGGGTTTGAGACAGTTATTCAGCATGCTCGACGCAGATAACAGTGGAACAATAACGTATGAGGAACTCAAACAAGGTTTGAAAAAAGTCGGGTCTGATCTAATGGAATCGGAGATCCTTTCACTAATGAACGCG GCTGATATAGACAACAATGGGACTATAGACTATGGTGAGTTCCTAGCAGCAACATTGCACATGaacaaaatggaaagagaGGAAAATCTTCTTGCTGCTTTCTCCTTCTTCGACAAAGATGGGAGTGGCTACATCACCACTGACGAGCTCCAACAAGCTTGCAAAGATTTTGGCCTGATCGATGATCAGATAGACGAGATCATTAAAGAAATCGACATAGACAAC GATGGACGCATTGACTATGGCGAATTCGCGACGATGATGAGGAAAGGTAATCCCGGGGTTAGTTCAAGAACCATGAGAGGaaatcttaaatttaatttggcaGATGCACTCCAAGGTAAACAAGAACACAATGCGGAAGATGAGTAA
- the LOC125203100 gene encoding uncharacterized protein LOC125203100 yields MEKQGSGSLELQCVGKLEIARPKPAGFLCGSIPVTTDEAFHDFSSAALVPSPNTLSAPRYRMIPAETDLNALPLLSSIPERVLPIAATQAKTDGDSSWQGVPITSSLARKGEALAVTGLAEYGDEIDVIAPADILKQVFKIPYSKARVSIAVHRVGQTLVLNSGPDTEEGEKLIRRQNHQPKCVDQSLFLNFAMHSVRMEACDCPPSHNTSTEEQFKSSIYTDECITSEGSIGSSNHPKQGHHAADRQREGIVQKDKYGHQEEFPSGRKEDDTFWGKKKNKRHKGSETTKKVSEVKEKLRCPVQESEKYRKVGADDFLRILFWQFHNFRMLLGSDLLIFSNEKFAAVSLHLWDVSRKVTPLTWLEAWLDNFMASVPELAICYHENGVVQGYELLKTDDIFLLKGVSDDGTPAFHPNVVQQNGLSVMRFLEENCKQDPGAYWLYKSAGEDVVQLFDLSVIPKNHSADKCHDATGPLPSWIYGRRSDSVLSLGTLLYRIAHRLSLSMSSNNRARCASFFQKCLSFLDEPDHLVVRALAHEQFARLLLTYKEEFELTSAVPPVKSEVIISDAEEESVDFISGSTSSIQDIVYPPVSTVEKPDNAGSLQHVELEKTSQKSCGQDIPSPEMEEVVDMTAGGRNFSDVNSYDFAASNLLKKTEDLVQTVSDPLSSKLAAIHHVSQAIKSLRWTRQFQSARQDLNLENDVKDDLTSSMDFSVCACGDSDCIEVCDIREWLPTSKIDDKLWKLVLLLGESYMALGQVYKDDCQLYQALKVVELACLVYGSMPQDTGFISSMVCSSFTPNDDKRENESAMNGDVLVSSNYLFWSKAWTLVGDVHVDFYLKKGQDVSSQREVKECTKSLKISSEVLKEVVRLKKKIGQFTENCRSCSLVNCSCQSDRASSGSSASSSARDAYPSAYGRKQNKKPHGRNSLYTHTGDNNNHVSHKVGLKNTYGPEHIKHPKSDIDSRNENFTLSDAMEEMNLKTASSETADVSKEKDNARGAEETHPEAISTGKSAAKSGGIFKFLRGSVSGDADCKLSGALSCYEEALKAMGRLPPSSMESQSVLKKKGWVCNELGRNRIERKDLSKAETAFAKAIDAFREVEDHTNVILINCNLGHGRRALAEDMASKVESLKKHAMFQNAYMQALETAKLQYREALRYYGAAKTELNAFIEKVGPLSSSVKNEVYTQFAHTYLKLGMLLARENTFAEVYENGVLEDCSSPSPSRTQIEHRKHEISANDAIREALAVYESLGEVRRQEAAYAYFQLACYQRDCVLRFMESDQKQNTLNKVESSVVQKVKQYAALAERNWQKSIDFYGPKTHPVMFLTILIDRSALLLSLSSYLRSSMMLESALTRLLEGRLASESTSLRDQTPEICAKFWSQLQTVLKSMLATARSTRANKHPIITQQTPSKSSDAKKLSELYKISLKSPNFGQLNKMHSLWTS; encoded by the exons ATGGAGAAGCAGGGATCAGGTTCGCTGGAATTACAATGCGTCGGAAAACTGGAAATCGCGCGGCCGAAGCCCGCCGGTTTTCTTTGCGGCTCAATTCCGGTGACAACCGATGAGGCTTTTCACGATTTTAGCTCCGCCGCTCTAGTTCCGTCTCCGAATAC GTTAAGCGCTCCAAGGTATCGGATGATTCCTGCAGAAACTGATCTGAATGCGCTCCCTTTACTATCAAGTATTCCTGAAAGAGTGTTACCAATTGCCGCCACACAGGCAAAAACAGATGGAG ATTCGTCCTGGCAAGGTGTGCCTATTACGTCAAGTCTTGCAAGGAAAGGGGAGGCACTTGCTGTAACTGGTTTAGCAGAATATGGAGACGAGATAGATGTGATAGCCCCAGCTGATATTCTAAAACAAGTATTTAAGATACCATACTCCAAGGCTCGAGTCTCAATTGCAGTTCACCGTGTTGGACAAACACTCGTCCTGAATAGCGG GCCTGATActgaagaaggagaaaaacTTATCCGAAGGCAAAACCATCAGCCAAAATGTGTAGATCAGTCCTTGTTTCTGAACTTTGCTATGCATTCGGTAAGAATGGAGGCTTGTGATTGCCCTCCGAGTCATAACACATCAACGGAGGAGCAGTTTAAATCATCTATTTACACTGATGAATGCATAACAAGTGAAGGGTCGATTGGATCCTCAAACCACCCGAAGCAAGGGCATCATGCAGCGGATAGGCAGCGTGAAGGTATTGTTCAGAAAGACAAATATGGCCATCAAGAAGAGTTCCCCTCAGGCAGAAAGGAGGATGATACTTTCTGggggaagaaaaagaataaaagacATAAAGGTAGTGAAACTACCAAGAAGGTCTCAGAAGTCAAAGAAAAGCTTAGGTGCCCAGTTCAAGAATCTGAAAAGTACAGAAAAGTTGGTGCAGATGATTTTCTACGGATCCTATTCTGGCAGTTCCATAACTTCCGTATGCTTTTGGGAAGTGACTTGCTAATCTTTAGCAATGAAAAATTTGCAGCCGTGAGCTTGCATTTATGGGATGTTTCACGGAAG GTCACTCCATTGACCTGGCTTGAGGCATGGTTGGACAACTTTATGGCTAGTGTTCCTGAATTGGCCATCTGCTATCACGAGAATGGCGTTGTTCAGGGATACGAGCTATTGAAAACCGATGATATTTTTCTACTGAAAGGTGTATCTGATGATGGAACTCCTGCTTTTCATCCTAATGTTGTCCAGCAAAATGGTCTTTCTGTTATGAGGTTCCTTGAGGAGAACTGCAAACAAGACCCTGGGGCTTACTGG CTTTATAAAAGTGCTGGAGAAGATGTTGTGCAGCTGTTTGATCTTTCGGTCATTCCTAAAAACCATTCTGCTGATAAGTGTCATGATGCTACTGGCCCGTTGCCATCTTGGATTTATGGGAGAAGAAGTGATTCCGTTCTCTCCCTGGGCACTCTACTTTACCGAATAGCACATAGATTATCACTGTCAATG tcttCTAATAACAGGGCAAGATGCGCAAGCTTTTTCCAAAAGTGTCTTAGTTTCTTGGACGAACCAGATCATCTA GTGGTACGCGCGCTTGCTCATGAACAATTTGCAAGGCTCCTCTTGACCTACAAAGAAGAGTTTGAGTTAACATCTGCAGTGCCTCCGGTAAAGTCAGAAGTTATTATTTCTGATGCTGAAGAAGAGTCAGTAGATTTTATTAGTGGCTCAACATCAAGTATTCAAGATATTGTGTATCCACCTGTCAGCACAGTTGAAAAGCCTGACAATGCAGGTTCTCTACAACATGTCGAACTAGAAAAGACTTCTCAGAAGTCATGTGGCCAAGATATACCTTCACCTGAAATGGAAGAAGTAGTAGATATGACAGCAGGAGGTAGGAATTTTTCGGATGTTAATAGCTATGACTTTGCAGCCTCTAATTTGCTGAAAAAAACTGAAGATCTGGTTCAGACTGTTTCTGATCCACTGTCCTCTAAGCTTGCTGCTATACATCATGTCTCTCAAGCCATCAAGTCGCTCAGGTGGACAAGGCAATTTCAGTCTGCTAGGCAAGATCTGAACCTTGAAAATGACGTTAAAGATGATTTGACTTCGTCAATGGATTTCTCTGTCTGTGCCTGTGGAGACTCCGATTGTATtgaagtttgtgatattaggGAGTGGCTTCCCACATCAAAAATAGATGATAAATTGTGGAAACTTGTTCTATTGTTGGGAGAATCTTATATGGCACTTGGTCAAGTTTATAAGGACGATTGCCAGCTGTATCAAGCTTTGAAGGTTGTAGAGCTAGCTTGTTTGGTCTATGGATCAATGCCTCAAGACACAGGATTCATTTCTTCCATGGTTTGTAGTTCATTCACCCCAAATGATgataaaagggaaaatgagTCTGCTATGAATGGTGATGTTCTTGTGTCCTCTAATTATCTCTTCTGGTCTAAAGCTTGGACTCTTGTGGGTGATGTACATGTTGACTTTTATTTGAAGAAAGGTCAAGACGTCTCAAGCCAAAGAGAAGTGAAAGAATGCACCAAGAGCTTGAAAATATCATCTGAAGTATTGAAAGAGGTTGTAAggctgaagaagaagataggGCAATTTACGGAAAACTGTCGTTCTTGTTCTTTAGTGAACTGCAGCTGCCAGAGTGACAGGGCCAGTAGCGGCAGCAGTGCCAGCAGCAGTGCTCGGGATGCATACCCATCTGCTTATGGTAGAAAGCAGAATAAGAAACCACATGGCAGAAACAGCCTCTATACACATACTGGGGACAACAATAATCATGTTTCTCATAAAGTGGGCCTGAAAAATACTTATGGACCCGAACATATAAAGCATCCGAAGAGTGATATTGATAGTAGGAATGAGAATTTTACACTTTCAGATGCAATGGAGGAGATGAATTTGAAAACTGCCAGCTCTGAAACAGCTGatgtttcaaaagaaaaagataatgCAAGGGGCGCAGAAGAAACTCATCCAGAAGCTATTTCCACAGGAAAGTCTGCAGCTAAAAGTGGtggtatatttaaattcttgaGAGGTTCTGTGAGTGGAGATGCAGACTGTAAATTGTCTGGTGCACTAAGCTGTTATGAAGAAGCTCTCAAAGCTATGGGTAGGCTTCCTCCTAGTTCAATGGAATCACAATCAGTACTGAAAAAGAAAGGATGGGTGTGCAATGAATTAGGGAGAAACAGGATCGAAAGGAAGGATTTGAGCAAAGCTGAAACTGCTTTTGCCAAGGCAATAGATGCATTTAGAGAAGTTGAggaccacaccaatgtcatcctGATCAACTGTAACTTGGGCCACGGGCGCCGTGCATTAGCAGAAGATATGGCATCAAAAGTTGAAAGTCTCAAGAAACATGCCATGTTCCAAAATGCATATATGCAGGCACTCGAGACTGCCAAATTACAGTACAGGGAAGCACTCAGGTACTATGGAGCTGCCAAAACAGAACTTAATGCTTTTATTGAAAAAGTCGGTCCCCTATCCAGCAGTGTCAAAAATGAAGTATACACGCAGTTCGCACATACGTATCTGAAGCTTGGTATGCTACTAGCTAGGGAAAACACTTTTGCCGAGGTTTATGAAAATGGTGTTCTGGAAGATTGCTCTAGTCCTTCACCGAGTCGAACTCAAATTGAACACAGGAAGCATGAAATATCAGCAAATGATGCAATTCGGGAGGCCTTGGCTGTCTATGAGTCACTTGGTGAGGTGAGGCGACAAGAGGCGGCATATGCTTATTTTCAACTTGCTTGTTATCAAAGGGATTGTGTTTTGAGGTTTATGGAGTCGGATCAAAAGCAAAACACTTTAAACAAAGTTGAAAGCAGTGTTGTTCAAAAGGTAAAGCAGTATGCTGCCCTCGCAGAAAGGAATTGGCAAAAGTCCATTGATTTCTATGGGCCAAAAACACACCCTGTGATGTTCTTGACTATCCTTATTGATAGATCAGCTTTGTTGCTTAGCCTTTCAAGTTACCTCCGCTCAAGCATG ATGCTTGAATCAGCCCTAACTCGTCTGCTTGAAGGACGCCTTGCATCTGAAAGCACATCGCTTCGTGATCAAACTCCTGAGATTTGTGCTAAGTTTTGGAGTCAGCTTCAAACAGTCTTGAAGAGTATGCTGGCCACAGCACGCTCCACGAGAGCAAATAAACATCCTATCATCACTCAGCAAACCCCTAGTAAATCTTCCGATGCAAAAAAGCTTTCAGAGCTTTACAAGATCTCTTTGAAGTCACCCAATTTCGGTCAGCTGAACAAGATGCACAGCTTGTGGACCTCGTAG
- the LOC125206740 gene encoding probable LRR receptor-like serine/threonine-protein kinase At3g47570, translating to MEIPFISTPFLILFILLTTFPSSHSNNHTDLEALLAFKNSIHDDPLHALTSWNETTHFCWWNGVSCSKTHPSRVVSLSLPSQGLFGSLSPHIGNLSFLRIIDLQNNTFSGLIPQEIGRLRRLRMINFSNNSFGGGIPTNLSRCTNLYELNLIDNELTGGIVPEIASLSKLQSLGLTRNMLLGTIPPFLGNLTDLLYLSLRDCGLQGEIPESLAQLRTLRFLVMGNNNLTGSIPLGLYNLSSVYAFAFGFNRLHGNVPADLGSTLPKLTHLDLQYNHFTGVLPSSLSNSSLIENLYIQRNNFNGKIIDLTKLSSLEMLLVASNRFNGDVGAILSSLTNCTNLEVVTLEDNHFTGSLPESIGNLSHHLFLLTVHRNQLSGNIPSSIGNLVGLNTLAAFSNNIKDPIPSSIGKLHKLQEISLAENRLTNQIPSSLGNLTLLNVLYVGSNHLSGNIPQSLGNCSNLLFLDLSYNNLSGSIPPEIIKLSSISIGLDLSHNVLTGIIPSEVGALRNLGDMDLSHNRLSGTIPPSLGSCVMLSSLHLGRNSFQGEIPNRLSALRGLVSLDLSENNLSGMIPRFLVEFRLLYLNISFNELQGEVPTLGAFQNESAISLEGNQDLCGGIASLNLPPCPSSPKSNKSGLGEIVIPTIVVAICLSFAACFFVTLIYRRRALKNVGSPIFKAPDLLRLSYADLSTATCGFSERNLLGAGKFGSVYKGNIINAEDEQTDVAVKVLDLSVRGACKSLASECNALRGIRHRNLLKIVSVCDSTDFQGNDFKALVYEFMANGSLEKWLHSENEGRGALSANQRLNIAIDIACAVEYLNCGTDSIVIHGDLKPSNILLDQDMVSKVGDFGLARIVSSISQSLPSTEGSSSSAIKGTIGYIAPEYGMSDVLSTQGDVYSYGILLLELFTNKRPTGDAFEGYQNLHEFVSNAVPNRVFEVVDPFLHQQVNEDDKYWGCMVSILSIALRCSLELPRDRTPIGEVVNQLKRIRNVFLEERRSRNVASYQR from the exons ATGGAAATACCTTTCATTTCAACCCCCTTCCTTATTCTCTTCATCCTCTTGACCACCTTTCCTTCCTCACATTCCAACAACCATACTGATCTTGAAGCTCTTCTGGCTTTCAAGAATTCCATACACGACGATCCGTTGCATGCTTTGACCTCATGGAATGAAACAACGCATTTTTGCTGGTGGAATGGCGTCTCCTGCAGCAAAACGCATCCAAGCAGAGTcgtctctctttctctcccgTCTCAAGGCCTTTTTGGATCGCTCTCGCCTCACATAGGTAACCTCTCTTTCCTCAGAATCATCGACTTGCAAAACAACACCTTCAGCGGCCTAATCCCTCAGGAGATTGGTCGTCTGAGAAGGCTTCGAATGATCAACTTTAGTAACAATTCTTTTGGTGGTGGGATTCCAACAAACCTATCACGATGCACAAATCTCTATGAGCTGAATTTGATTGACAATGAGCTCACCGGAGGCATAGTCCCCGAGATAGCTTCTCTTTCAAAACTTCAATCCTTAGGCTTGACACGAAACATGCTTTTGGGGACTATCCCACCATTTCTAGGAAATCTCACAGATCTATTATACCTTTCGTTACGAGATTGTGGCTTGCAAGGAGAGATTCCCGAGTCCCTCGCACAGCTTAGAACATTGCGGTTTCTAGTTATGGGTAACAATAATCTAACTGGCTCTATTCCATTAGGACTCTATAATCTTTCAAGTGTCTATGCTTTCGCATTTGGTTTCAATAGACTCCATGGGAATGTACCAGCCGACTTAGGCTCTACACTTCCCAAGTTGACGCACCTTGATTTGCAGTATAATCATTTCACGGGAGTGCTTCCATCTTCACTATCGAACTCTTCCCTTATTGAAAATCTGTACATACAAAGGAACAACTTCAACGGAAAGATTATCGATTTGACAAAGCTTTCATCTCTTGAAATGCTTTTGGTTGCATCTAACCGTTTCAATGGAGATGTAGGTGCTATTTTATCATCCCTCACAAACTGCACCAACCTTGAGGTTGTGACATTGGAGGATAACCATTTCACTGGTTCGTTACCAGAATCCATTGGAAATCTTTCTCATCACTTGTTTCTCTTGACCGTTCATCGAAACCAGTTAAGTGGAAACATTCCATCTAGTATAGGAAACCTTGTTGGTCTCAATACTTTAGCAGCTTTTAGCAATAATATAAAAGATCCAATTCCTTCCTCCATTGGAAAACTTCATAAGTTGCAAGAAATCAGTCTCGCTGAGAATAGACTGACAAATCAGATACCATCTTCATTAGGCAACTTGACTTTGTTGAACGTTCTTTATGTAGGATCAAACCATCTTTCTGGGAATATACCTCAAAGTCTTGGCAATTGTAGCAACTTGTTGTTTTTAGACCTCTCATATAACAATCTCAGTGGCTCAATACCTCCCGAAATCATTAAGCTTTCCTCCATCTCCATTGGACTTGACCTATCTCACAACGTTTTGACGGGTATTATTCCATCAGAAGTTGGGGCTTTGAGAAACCTTGGGGACATGGACTTGTCACACAACAGATTATCCGGAACCATTCCTCCTTCTTTGGGGAGTTGTGTGATGCTCAGCTCGCTTCACCTAGGGAGAAATTCTTTTCAAGGTGAGATACCTAATCGTCTGAGTGCTTTGAGAGGTTTAGTATCTTTGGATCTTTCAGAGAATAACCTTTCAGGGATGATTCCAAGATTTCTTGTCGAGTTTCGCTTGTTGTATCTCAACATTTCTTTCAATGAGCTGCAAGGAGAAGTCCCAACTCTTGGAGCTTTCCAAAATGAAAGTGCAATCTCACTTGAAGGAAACCAAGACTTGTGCGGAGGTATTGCATCCCTAAACCTTCCTCCTTGTCCATCATCACCAAAATCCAACAAGAGCGGTTTAGGTGAAATCGTGATCCCAACTATTGTTGTAGCCATATGCCTATCTTTTGCAGCGTGCTTCTTTGTGACCCTTATCTACAGGAGACGAGCATTGAAAAATGTTGGGTCTCCCATATTCAAAGCTCCAGACCTTTTGAGGCTCTCTTATGCAGATCTATCGACTGCCACATGTGGATTCTCTGAGAGGAATCTGCTTGGTGCAGGGAAATTTGGATCTGTATACAAAGGAAATATCATTAATGCTGAGGATGAGCAAACAGATGTAGCAGTGAAGGTGCTTGATCTTAGTGTAAGAGGAGCTTGTAAGAGTTTGGCATCAGAATGCAATGCATTGAGAGGCATACGACACAGAAACCTGCTCAAGATTGTGAGTGTGTGTGACAGCACTGATTTTCAAGGGAATGATTTCAAGGCATTGGTATATGAATTTATGGCCAACGGAAGCCTCGAGAAGTGGCTGCATTCAGAGAATGAAGGCAGGGGAGCTCTTAGTGCTAATCAGAGACTCAATATTGCAATTGATATTGCATGTGCAGTTGAGTACTTGAATTGTGGTACTGACTCCATAGTCATTCATGGAGATTTGAAGCCAAGTAACATTCTCTTGGATCAAGACATGGTCTCCAAAGTTGGTGATTTCGGATTAGCCAGAATTGTTTCAAGCATTTCACAGAGCTTGCCATCCACGGAAGGAAGCAGTTCATCTGCAATAAAGGGTACCATAGGCTACATCGCTCCAG AATATGGTATGAGTGATgttttatcaacacaagggGACGTATACAGCTATGGAATTCTTCTGCTTGAGTTGTTCACAAACAAAAGACCCACCGGTGATGCCTTTGAGGGGTACCAAAATCTCCACGAGTTCGTCAGCAACGCTGTACCAAACCGTGTATTTGAAGTGGTGGATCCGTTTCTACATCAACAAGTGAATGAAGATGACAAGTATTGGGGTTGCATGGTTTCGATATTGAGTATTGCACTGAGATGCTCACTTGAACTTCCCAGAGATCGTACCCCGATAGGAGAGGTTGTTAATCAACTGAAAAGGATAAGaaatgtttttcttgaagAGAGGCGCAGTAGAAATGTCGCTTCCTATCAACGTTAA
- the LOC125203102 gene encoding calcium-dependent protein kinase 11-like isoform X1 codes for MKKRSTASSASKVTATILPYQTPRLRDHYSLGRKLGQGQFGTTYHCIEKATGLEFACKSIPKRKLLCKEDCDDVWREIQIMHHLSECPSVVRIKGTYEDNMFVHLVMELCKGGELFDRIVQKGHYSEKKAALLMKTIVGVVESCHSLGVMHRDLKPENFLFDTPDEDAKLKATDFGLSVFYKPGQSLSDVVGSPYYVAPEVLHKYYGPEIDVWSAGVILYILLCGVPPFWAETDNGIFRTILKGKIDFVSEPWPHISDSAKDLVKKMLERDPKQRISAHEVLCHPWIVDDTVAPDAPLGSAVLSRLKQFSAMNKLKKMALRVIAERLSEEEIGGLRQLFSMLDADNSGTITYEELKQGLKKVGSDLMESEILSLMNAADIDNNGTIDYGEFLAATLHMNKMEREENLLAAFSFFDKDGSGYITTDELQQACKDFGLIDDQIDEIIKEIDIDNDGRIDYGEFATMMRKGNPGVSSRTMRGNLKFNLADALQGKQEHNAEDE; via the exons atgaagaaacgATCCACGGCATCATCAGCCTCAAAGGTCACGGCCACGATCCTCCCCTACCAAACCCCGCGCCTCCGCGACCACTACAGCCTCGGCCGCAAGCTCGGGCAGGGCCAGTTCGGCACCACCTACCACTGCATCGAGAAGGCCACGGGCCTCGAGTTCGCGTGCAAATCCATCCCCAAGCGCAAGCTCCTATGCAAGGAGGACTGCGACGACGTGTGGCGCGAGATCCAGATCATGCACCACCTCTCGGAGTGCCCGAGCGTGGTACGGATCAAGGGCACCTACGAGGACAACATGTTCGTGCACTTGGTCATGGAGCTCTGCAAGGGCGGCGAGCTCTTCGACCGCATCGTGCAGAAGGGGCATTACAGTGAGAAGAAGGCCGCGCTGCTGATGAAGACCATTGTCGGGGTGGTGGAGTCGTGCCACTCGCTCGGGGTGATGCATCGGGATCTCAAGCCGGAGAATTTCCTCTTTGATACGCCGGATGAGGACGCCAAGCTGAAAGCGACGGATTTCGGGTTGTCGGTTTTTTATAAGCCAG GGCAATCTCTCTCCGATGTTGTCGGAAGTCCTTACTACGTTGCTCCCGAAGTACTGCACAAATACTATGGGCCCGAAATTGACGTATGGAGTGCTGGTGTGATTCTTTACATATTGCTATGTGGCGTTCCTCCATTTTGGGCAG AAACCGATAATGGGATCTTCAGAACAATCTTGAAAGGCAAGATTGATTTCGTGTCGGAACCATGGCCCCACATTTCCGACAGTGCGAAAGATCTGGTGAAAAAGATGCTCGAAAGAGATCCCAAACAAAGAATATCTGCTCATGAAGTCCTAT GCCATCCATGGATCGTGGACGACACGGTCGCGCCTGACGCGCCTCTAGGATCTGCTGTGTTGTCGCGGTTGAAGCAGTTCTCGGCCATGAACAAGCTCAAGAAGATGGCTCTTCGT GTTATAGCAGAACGGCTCTCGGAGGAAGAAATCGGGGGTTTGAGACAGTTATTCAGCATGCTCGACGCAGATAACAGTGGAACAATAACGTATGAGGAACTCAAACAAGGTTTGAAAAAAGTCGGGTCTGATCTAATGGAATCGGAGATCCTTTCACTAATGAACGCG GCTGATATAGACAACAATGGGACTATAGACTATGGTGAGTTCCTAGCAGCAACATTGCACATGaacaaaatggaaagagaGGAAAATCTTCTTGCTGCTTTCTCCTTCTTCGACAAAGATGGGAGTGGCTACATCACCACTGACGAGCTCCAACAAGCTTGCAAAGATTTTGGCCTGATCGATGATCAGATAGACGAGATCATTAAAGAAATCGACATAGACAAC GATGGACGCATTGACTATGGCGAATTCGCGACGATGATGAGGAAAGGTAATCCCGGGGTTAGTTCAAGAACCATGAGAGGaaatcttaaatttaatttggcaGATGCACTCCAAGGTAAACAAGAACACAATGCGGAAGATGAGTAA